In Microbacterium sp. SLBN-146, one genomic interval encodes:
- the mraY gene encoding phospho-N-acetylmuramoyl-pentapeptide-transferase, whose amino-acid sequence MRSLLTAAAISLAFTLFLTPVFLRLFRKWGWGQVIRTPDNVHNPSHGEKRGTPTMGGTIFIVGALVGYLVGTYTGNNPPTISGWLVVWMMVGFGVVGFIDDFMKVRSQRSLGLTGWRKILGQVLVTVPFGIVALMFPNAAGQTPASPYISIFRDVPWLGFMTLGLIVGWAVYLIWVTFIGVAFSNSVNLTDGLDGLAAGAGIFVVGAYSLIAFWQFNQACSGGALSPDLGAACYEVRDPFDLAIISAAFVGALVGFLWWNAPKAEVFMGDVGSMAIGGVVAALAILTRTELLAVLVAGVFIIGPGSVILQRLYFKATRGKRLFLMSPFHHHLEMRGWSEISIVVRMWIIAGMLAVSGIGFFYVEWLART is encoded by the coding sequence GTGAGATCTCTTCTGACTGCTGCGGCGATCTCGCTGGCTTTCACTCTCTTCCTCACCCCCGTCTTCTTGCGCCTGTTCCGCAAGTGGGGCTGGGGTCAGGTCATCCGCACCCCTGACAACGTGCACAATCCGAGCCACGGAGAGAAGCGCGGCACTCCCACGATGGGGGGCACGATCTTCATCGTGGGTGCCCTCGTCGGCTACCTCGTCGGGACATACACCGGGAACAATCCGCCGACGATCTCCGGGTGGCTCGTCGTCTGGATGATGGTGGGATTCGGCGTCGTCGGCTTCATCGACGACTTCATGAAGGTCCGCAGCCAGCGGAGTCTCGGTCTCACCGGGTGGCGCAAGATCCTCGGCCAGGTCCTCGTGACGGTGCCCTTCGGCATCGTCGCGCTGATGTTCCCCAACGCCGCGGGGCAGACGCCCGCGTCGCCGTACATCTCGATCTTCCGTGACGTCCCGTGGCTCGGCTTCATGACGCTCGGCCTCATCGTCGGCTGGGCCGTCTATCTCATCTGGGTCACCTTCATCGGCGTCGCCTTCTCGAACAGCGTCAATCTGACCGACGGCCTCGACGGTCTCGCTGCGGGCGCAGGCATCTTCGTCGTCGGCGCGTACAGCCTCATCGCGTTCTGGCAGTTCAATCAGGCCTGCTCGGGCGGAGCGCTCTCACCCGATCTCGGGGCCGCCTGCTACGAAGTGCGCGACCCCTTCGACCTCGCCATCATCTCGGCGGCGTTCGTCGGCGCGCTCGTCGGCTTCCTCTGGTGGAATGCGCCCAAGGCGGAGGTCTTCATGGGCGATGTGGGCTCCATGGCGATCGGCGGCGTCGTCGCCGCCCTCGCGATCCTCACGCGCACAGAGCTCCTCGCGGTCCTCGTCGCGGGCGTCTTCATCATCGGTCCGGGGTCGGTGATCCTGCAGCGCCTGTACTTCAAAGCGACGCGCGGGAAGCGCTTGTTCCTCATGAGCCCGTTCCACCATCACCTCGAGATGCGCGGATGGTCCGAGATCTCGATCGTCGTGCGGATGTGGATCATCGCGGGGATGCTCGCCGTTTCCGGCATCGGCTTCTTCTACGTCGAGTGGCTGGCGAGGACGTGA
- the murF gene encoding UDP-N-acetylmuramoyl-tripeptide--D-alanyl-D-alanine ligase, protein MIAFTLARLAAAVDGELRLAGEDTADTIVQGTVDTDSRLIEAGGIFVAKPGESTDGHRFVDAAVERGAVVAIVERPVAAAITQIVVADAVAALADLARVVVADVRAADDLRIVGITGSNGKTTTKNLLARILEAEGETVAPRASFNNEVGAPLTMLRVTPTTRYLVSEFGASAPGEIARLAGLVQPDIGVVLMVGMAHAAGFGGIESTFAAKSELVRALRPGGVAVLNADDPRVAAMAHIAAENGISVRWFGRGPGADVRADAVEVSASGTTATIVAGEESLPLHLRVLGEHHIMNALAAITAALALGVTLAACIERLATVEIAERWRMQPLGSERVRIINDAYNASPDSMSAALRTLAQITGPGQRMVAVLGAMSELGEYAGEEHDRIGELAVRLRIPRIVVVGNDARRMYISAIGQGSWSDEAVFFETADEAYEYLMSELRDGDRVLVKSSNSAGLRFLGDRLGESFS, encoded by the coding sequence ATGATCGCCTTCACCCTCGCCCGTCTCGCAGCTGCCGTCGACGGAGAACTGCGCCTCGCCGGTGAGGACACCGCCGACACCATCGTTCAGGGAACCGTCGACACCGACTCTCGACTGATCGAGGCGGGTGGCATCTTCGTCGCGAAGCCGGGTGAATCCACGGACGGACACCGATTCGTCGATGCCGCCGTCGAGCGCGGCGCAGTGGTCGCGATCGTCGAACGACCCGTTGCGGCCGCCATCACGCAGATCGTCGTCGCCGATGCCGTCGCCGCCCTGGCAGACCTCGCGCGCGTCGTCGTGGCCGATGTGCGCGCGGCGGACGATCTGCGGATCGTGGGAATCACGGGATCCAACGGCAAGACGACGACGAAGAACCTGCTCGCGCGGATTCTCGAAGCCGAGGGCGAGACCGTCGCGCCGCGCGCATCCTTCAACAACGAGGTGGGCGCTCCGCTCACGATGCTGCGGGTCACACCGACGACCCGCTATCTCGTGAGCGAGTTCGGCGCGAGCGCGCCGGGTGAGATCGCCCGCCTCGCGGGCCTCGTTCAGCCCGACATCGGTGTCGTCCTGATGGTCGGTATGGCGCACGCCGCGGGCTTCGGCGGGATCGAGTCCACCTTCGCGGCGAAGTCGGAGCTCGTCCGCGCGCTGCGCCCGGGTGGTGTCGCGGTGCTGAACGCCGACGATCCGCGCGTCGCAGCCATGGCGCACATCGCGGCCGAGAACGGCATCTCGGTGCGCTGGTTCGGCCGTGGTCCGGGCGCCGACGTGCGAGCTGACGCCGTCGAGGTGTCCGCATCCGGCACGACGGCCACCATCGTCGCGGGGGAAGAGTCCCTTCCCCTCCACTTGCGGGTGCTCGGCGAACATCACATCATGAACGCGCTCGCGGCGATCACGGCGGCACTCGCGCTCGGCGTGACGCTCGCCGCGTGCATCGAACGGCTCGCGACCGTCGAGATCGCGGAGCGCTGGCGTATGCAGCCTCTCGGCTCGGAGCGCGTGCGCATCATCAACGACGCGTACAACGCGAGCCCGGACTCCATGTCCGCAGCGCTCCGCACTCTCGCCCAGATCACGGGTCCGGGTCAGCGTATGGTCGCCGTCCTCGGCGCGATGAGCGAACTGGGCGAGTACGCGGGGGAAGAGCACGACCGCATCGGCGAGTTGGCCGTGCGTCTGAGGATCCCTCGCATCGTCGTGGTCGGCAACGACGCGCGCCGCATGTACATCTCGGCGATCGGCCAGGGCTCGTGGAGCGACGAAGCGGTGTTCTTCGAGACCGCCGACGAAGCATACGAGTACCTCATGAGCGAGCTGCGTGACGGTGACCGGGTGCTCGTGAAGTCCTCGAACTCGGCCGGTCTGAGGTTCCTGGGGGATCGTCTGGGAGAATCGTTCTCGTGA
- a CDS encoding penicillin-binding protein 2: protein MTTKSTRSQRRRTVVALAIVLAVLGGFLVRLVDIQVVNADEHVSDSIEKAFGAKQTLYGSRGTIVDETGQTLAGSVLRYDCQLDPLLITQLDGQIGAGESDAEPWSSVSADISEITGQPLEDVQRIVGDKLAEDPASRYAELVKGVSTEQYRALADLGAPYLACVAHPARTYPDGAVGGNLVGFIGSDGEPLEGIELGSDSCLASTDGVRTYQQGKDGVTIPGTERETPAVDGGTLTLTINRDLNWYLQQLIAEQAQNMEAKSGSILVVESATGKIRAAAEYPTVDPNDPSAAAEADRSSRIFRGTFEPGSTFKALTAATVMDAGGQSPTSTVVASGFETFANGARVRDAFGHAAYTYTLAGVLMDSSNAGIAKFSEKVSNETRYDYFKKFGIGDGSAVGFYGEAKGVVHPVSDWDNQTVYNTSYGQGLTTTMPELAGAYAAIANGGVRMPLSLVESCTTADGTVVTPELPDPTRVVSEQTAAATRDILENVFVQSSMSDSILVSGYRTGGKTGTGEKFDPETGSYKSGAYYTTMIGMAPIEDPQYVIVVTLDEPSKVKSSAANATAFQKAVTQVLKTYRVMPSTGTPTLLPKFG from the coding sequence ATGACGACGAAGAGCACACGCAGCCAGCGTCGCCGGACGGTCGTGGCCCTCGCGATCGTCCTCGCCGTCCTCGGCGGATTCCTCGTCCGTCTCGTGGACATCCAGGTCGTCAATGCCGACGAGCACGTGAGCGATTCGATCGAGAAGGCCTTCGGCGCAAAGCAGACGCTGTACGGCTCGCGCGGCACGATCGTGGATGAGACAGGTCAGACACTGGCCGGGAGCGTCCTGCGGTACGACTGCCAGCTCGATCCGCTCCTCATCACGCAGCTCGACGGACAGATCGGTGCCGGCGAGTCCGACGCCGAGCCGTGGTCCTCCGTCTCGGCGGACATCTCGGAGATCACGGGCCAGCCCCTCGAAGATGTGCAGCGGATCGTCGGCGACAAACTCGCCGAGGACCCGGCCTCGCGCTACGCCGAACTCGTCAAGGGCGTGTCGACCGAGCAGTACCGGGCTCTCGCCGACCTCGGCGCTCCCTACCTCGCGTGCGTCGCGCACCCCGCACGCACCTACCCCGACGGGGCTGTCGGGGGGAACCTCGTCGGCTTCATCGGGTCGGATGGCGAGCCGCTCGAGGGGATCGAGCTCGGAAGCGATTCCTGCCTCGCGTCCACGGACGGAGTGCGCACGTACCAGCAGGGCAAGGACGGCGTGACGATCCCGGGCACGGAGCGCGAAACGCCCGCCGTCGACGGCGGCACCCTCACGCTCACGATCAACCGCGACCTCAATTGGTACCTGCAGCAGCTCATCGCCGAGCAGGCGCAGAACATGGAGGCCAAGAGCGGGTCGATCCTCGTCGTCGAATCCGCGACCGGCAAGATCCGCGCCGCCGCGGAGTATCCCACCGTGGACCCCAACGACCCCTCGGCGGCTGCCGAGGCGGATCGATCGAGCCGCATCTTCCGCGGCACGTTCGAGCCGGGGTCGACATTCAAGGCGCTCACGGCGGCGACCGTCATGGATGCCGGGGGTCAGTCGCCCACCTCGACCGTCGTGGCATCCGGTTTCGAGACCTTCGCGAACGGCGCCCGCGTGCGCGACGCCTTCGGGCACGCGGCGTACACGTACACGCTCGCCGGTGTCCTCATGGATTCGTCGAATGCCGGTATCGCCAAGTTCAGCGAGAAGGTCTCGAACGAGACGCGCTACGACTACTTCAAGAAGTTCGGGATCGGAGACGGCAGCGCGGTCGGCTTCTACGGCGAGGCGAAGGGCGTCGTCCACCCGGTGTCGGACTGGGACAACCAGACCGTCTACAACACCTCCTACGGGCAGGGACTCACCACGACCATGCCCGAACTCGCAGGTGCGTACGCGGCGATCGCCAACGGCGGGGTGCGGATGCCGCTGTCGCTCGTCGAATCGTGCACGACAGCCGACGGAACCGTCGTGACACCGGAGCTCCCGGATCCCACGCGCGTCGTCAGCGAGCAGACGGCCGCCGCAACCCGCGACATCCTCGAGAACGTCTTCGTCCAGAGCTCCATGTCCGATTCGATTCTCGTCTCGGGGTATCGCACCGGAGGGAAGACGGGAACGGGCGAGAAGTTCGACCCCGAGACCGGAAGCTACAAGAGCGGTGCGTACTACACGACGATGATCGGCATGGCCCCCATCGAGGACCCCCAATACGTCATCGTCGTCACGCTCGACGAGCCTTCGAAGGTAAAGTCGTCTGCGGCCAACGCGACGGCGTTCCAGAAGGCGGTCACGCAGGTGCTCAAGACCTACCGCGTCATGCCTTCGACCGGAACACCGACGCTGCTCCCGAAGTTCGGCTGA
- the rsmH gene encoding 16S rRNA (cytosine(1402)-N(4))-methyltransferase RsmH — MSLRDLHTPVLLERCIELLGPALDSDGAVLVDATLGMGGHSEAFLERFPRLHLVGLDRDTDALRIAGERLARFGDRVTLVHTVYDGIVEALASAGYDSADGILFDLGVSSLQLDVADRGFAYSKDAPLDMRMDQTSGTTAADILATYGEGDLRRIFERYGEEKLAGRYARAIIAARADAPIDRSGRLVEILTAATPYAAQRTGHPAKRVFQALRIEVNRELAAVEAAIPAALGVLPVGGRIVVLAYQSLEDRIVKRELANATRSTGLPGLPVELPEHAPKFRLLVKGAELASDDERAANPRATPVRLRAAERVREAA, encoded by the coding sequence ATGAGCCTCCGCGATCTCCACACCCCGGTCCTGCTCGAGCGGTGCATCGAGCTCCTCGGCCCCGCGCTCGATAGCGATGGTGCCGTTCTCGTCGATGCGACCCTCGGGATGGGCGGGCACTCCGAGGCATTCCTCGAGCGCTTCCCCCGACTGCATCTCGTCGGCCTCGATCGCGACACGGATGCTCTCCGCATCGCCGGCGAGCGGCTTGCGCGCTTCGGCGACCGCGTCACCCTCGTGCACACGGTCTACGACGGCATCGTCGAGGCCCTGGCATCCGCCGGGTACGACTCCGCCGACGGGATCCTGTTCGACCTCGGCGTGTCGTCGTTGCAGCTCGACGTGGCCGACCGCGGATTCGCCTACTCGAAGGACGCGCCGCTCGACATGCGGATGGACCAGACGAGTGGCACGACAGCCGCTGACATCCTGGCGACATACGGCGAGGGCGACCTGCGCCGCATCTTCGAGCGCTACGGCGAGGAGAAGCTGGCGGGGCGATACGCCCGCGCCATCATCGCGGCGCGCGCGGACGCACCGATCGATCGGTCAGGTCGACTCGTCGAGATCCTCACAGCGGCGACGCCGTATGCGGCGCAGCGCACGGGGCACCCGGCCAAGCGTGTCTTCCAGGCGCTCCGCATCGAGGTCAATCGAGAACTCGCCGCCGTCGAAGCGGCGATCCCTGCCGCGCTCGGGGTGCTCCCCGTGGGAGGACGCATCGTGGTGCTCGCCTATCAGTCGCTCGAGGACCGCATCGTCAAGCGTGAGCTGGCGAACGCGACACGCTCGACGGGCCTTCCCGGCCTGCCCGTGGAGCTCCCCGAGCATGCCCCGAAGTTCCGGTTGCTCGTGAAGGGCGCGGAGCTCGCCTCCGACGACGAGCGCGCGGCCAATCCTCGCGCGACTCCCGTGCGGCTGCGGGCCGCTGAGCGAGTGAGGGAGGCAGCATGA
- the mraZ gene encoding division/cell wall cluster transcriptional repressor MraZ, with amino-acid sequence MLLGTHTPKLDDKGRVILPAKFRDDLGGGVVVTRGQDRCLYVFSTEEFERVHERIREAPLANKPARDFLRMFLSGASAEKPDGQNRITIPQPLRTYAGLDRELVVTGVGAHAEIWDAAAWNAYAEANEESYAELEQEVIPGLF; translated from the coding sequence ATGCTTCTTGGCACGCACACTCCCAAACTCGACGACAAGGGCCGGGTCATCCTTCCCGCGAAGTTCCGCGACGACCTCGGTGGTGGCGTCGTGGTGACCCGTGGTCAGGATCGCTGTCTCTACGTGTTCAGCACGGAGGAGTTCGAGCGCGTGCACGAGCGCATTCGCGAAGCCCCGCTCGCCAACAAGCCTGCTCGTGACTTCCTGCGCATGTTCCTCTCCGGTGCGAGCGCCGAGAAGCCCGACGGTCAGAACCGCATCACGATCCCGCAGCCCCTGCGCACGTATGCCGGCCTCGACAGGGAACTCGTCGTGACGGGCGTCGGCGCGCACGCCGAGATCTGGGATGCCGCGGCGTGGAACGCCTACGCAGAAGCGAACGAAGAGAGCTACGCCGAACTGGAGCAGGAGGTGATTCCGGGCCTGTTCTAG
- a CDS encoding DUF3040 domain-containing protein, which yields MPLSEQEQRLLDEMERHLMRNDADVVSAPRDGRTLSYRNIVYGTILVLVGLGGLIVGVAVPLIVAGIIGFLLMLGGVILAVTPTRGLGAPPVERVDTPPKSTSGSFMDRMNERWDKRQGER from the coding sequence ATGCCACTCTCCGAACAGGAGCAGCGCCTGCTCGACGAGATGGAACGCCATCTCATGCGCAACGACGCAGACGTCGTCAGCGCGCCACGCGACGGGCGCACACTGAGCTATCGCAACATCGTCTACGGCACGATCCTCGTTCTCGTGGGTCTGGGCGGTCTCATCGTGGGCGTTGCCGTACCCCTCATCGTCGCCGGGATCATCGGGTTCCTGTTGATGCTGGGCGGCGTGATCCTCGCGGTGACTCCGACGCGCGGACTGGGCGCTCCTCCCGTGGAGCGCGTCGACACCCCGCCGAAGTCCACGAGCGGCTCCTTCATGGATCGCATGAACGAGCGCTGGGACAAGCGTCAGGGCGAACGCTGA
- a CDS encoding polyprenyl synthetase family protein has protein sequence MSFSSDPIAAISQRLDTFLTEQRRDAADMGAEAALFVEAGAAALQGGKRLRGRFCIAGWRAVEDARTRHAEVPSAVITAASALEVFHAAALIHDDVIDNSDTRRGRPSAHRALESEHRSAGWVGDGESFGRSGAILLGDLLVAWSDDLFEEGLVSVGADRAATARAEYSRMRRDVTIGQFLDIAEESAFRTEPDARHAERALRVASLKSARYSVQQPLAVGAALAGADEAQHSALSRFGHPLGMAFQLRDDVLGVFGDESETGKPSGDDLREGKRTVLVAYTREALAPSARRVVDELIGDPSLDAGQIGALQRTIIETGALERVEKLITDYAREAERALNGARLDNAAVGALRDLARDATVRTT, from the coding sequence GTGTCATTCTCGTCTGATCCGATCGCGGCGATTTCCCAGCGACTCGACACCTTTTTGACGGAGCAGCGACGTGACGCGGCCGACATGGGTGCCGAAGCGGCCCTCTTCGTCGAAGCCGGCGCGGCGGCGCTCCAGGGTGGCAAGCGGCTGCGCGGTCGCTTCTGCATCGCCGGGTGGAGGGCTGTGGAGGATGCCCGCACGCGGCATGCCGAGGTGCCCAGCGCCGTCATCACCGCGGCATCCGCACTCGAGGTCTTCCATGCGGCCGCGCTCATCCACGACGACGTCATCGACAACTCCGACACGCGCCGAGGACGCCCCTCCGCGCATCGCGCGCTCGAGTCGGAACACCGCAGCGCCGGCTGGGTGGGGGACGGTGAGTCGTTCGGTCGCTCGGGCGCGATTCTGCTGGGAGACCTGCTCGTCGCGTGGAGCGACGACTTGTTCGAGGAAGGTCTCGTCTCGGTCGGAGCGGATCGCGCGGCGACCGCTCGCGCCGAGTACTCGCGCATGCGACGCGATGTCACGATCGGACAGTTCCTCGACATCGCGGAGGAGTCGGCGTTTCGCACCGAGCCCGATGCGCGGCACGCGGAGCGCGCACTGCGAGTGGCATCCCTCAAGTCCGCGCGGTATTCCGTGCAGCAGCCGCTCGCCGTCGGCGCCGCCCTCGCGGGCGCCGACGAGGCTCAGCACAGCGCGTTGAGCAGATTCGGCCACCCTCTCGGCATGGCGTTCCAGCTGCGCGACGATGTGCTCGGGGTCTTCGGAGACGAAAGCGAGACGGGCAAGCCCTCAGGCGACGATCTGCGCGAGGGCAAGCGCACGGTGCTCGTCGCCTACACGCGGGAGGCACTGGCGCCGTCGGCGCGGCGCGTCGTGGACGAGTTGATCGGCGACCCGTCCCTGGATGCCGGTCAGATCGGCGCTCTCCAGCGGACGATCATCGAAACGGGAGCTCTCGAACGCGTCGAGAAGCTCATCACCGACTACGCGCGCGAAGCGGAACGCGCCCTCAATGGTGCTCGTCTCGACAACGCCGCCGTCGGGGCGCTTCGCGATCTGGCGCGCGATGCGACGGTGCGTACCACCTGA
- a CDS encoding Rv2175c family DNA-binding protein, with the protein MTAETAFPTEWLTLPQLVEILGEPLGRVRRLLDDSFLIGSRRDGTFKVPAVFVVDGHPLSSLRGTVIVLHDAGFTDDEAIDWLLAHEESIGAAPIESLLAGRKSEVRRIAQTLA; encoded by the coding sequence GTGACCGCAGAAACCGCGTTCCCCACGGAGTGGCTGACGCTTCCCCAGCTCGTCGAGATCCTCGGCGAGCCGTTGGGACGCGTCCGTCGCCTGCTGGACGATTCCTTCCTCATCGGCTCTCGCCGTGACGGCACTTTCAAGGTGCCCGCGGTCTTCGTCGTCGACGGCCATCCGCTGTCTTCGTTGCGCGGGACGGTCATCGTCCTTCACGACGCGGGCTTCACGGACGACGAAGCGATCGATTGGCTTCTCGCGCACGAGGAATCGATCGGCGCGGCTCCCATCGAGTCGCTGCTCGCTGGTCGCAAGAGCGAAGTGCGACGCATCGCTCAGACGCTCGCTTGA
- a CDS encoding LysM peptidoglycan-binding domain-containing protein — MTTDIAHASERDVRGFAGPVAFAGSLAILLSAAPASAVTPASGDAAHVASPTGQLPRLVALPRVANAAPDTYTVAAGDTVSTIAARFGLRTADVLALNGLSWSSSVIYPGQSLRLTGASSPAPPAASTPAPSTTIQTGDTVSAIAARHGVSTQALLDANGLTWSSIIYPGQALNLPGNASQTPPTPPAPAPAPPAGASYTVQSGDTISAIAQRHGASTQAVLDANGLTRDAVIYPGQSIALPGAMTLASAPAPAPSVSGLDAEQVANARIIIEVGRELGVPDRGIAIALGTAMQESWIRNLDWGDRDSLGLFQQRPSTGWGSAEQIRDPHRSTRVFYGGPGDPNGSATRGLLDIPGWDAMSYAQAAQAVQISAYPDRYAQWEEPAYAWLSALG; from the coding sequence TTGACTACCGACATCGCACACGCATCCGAACGCGACGTACGCGGCTTCGCCGGACCCGTGGCATTCGCGGGCTCTCTCGCGATTCTCCTGAGCGCCGCGCCCGCTTCTGCCGTGACGCCCGCGTCGGGGGACGCGGCGCATGTGGCTAGCCCGACCGGGCAGCTCCCTCGCCTGGTCGCCCTGCCCCGCGTCGCCAACGCGGCTCCCGACACCTACACGGTCGCGGCCGGCGACACGGTGAGCACCATCGCGGCACGGTTCGGCCTGCGAACCGCTGACGTGCTGGCCCTCAACGGACTCTCGTGGTCGTCCTCGGTCATCTATCCGGGACAGTCCCTCAGGCTCACGGGGGCGTCCTCCCCTGCGCCGCCCGCGGCCTCGACCCCTGCCCCGTCGACGACCATCCAGACCGGCGACACGGTGTCCGCCATCGCCGCGCGCCACGGAGTCTCCACGCAGGCTCTCCTCGACGCGAACGGGCTCACCTGGTCTTCCATCATCTATCCGGGCCAGGCGCTGAACCTACCGGGGAACGCGTCCCAGACTCCGCCCACCCCGCCGGCCCCGGCGCCTGCTCCCCCCGCCGGGGCGTCATACACCGTGCAATCCGGCGACACCATCAGTGCGATTGCGCAGCGTCACGGCGCCTCGACGCAGGCGGTCCTCGACGCGAACGGGCTGACGCGCGACGCCGTCATCTATCCCGGACAGTCGATCGCCCTTCCGGGCGCTATGACGCTCGCTTCGGCACCAGCACCAGCACCGTCGGTCTCCGGTCTCGATGCCGAGCAGGTGGCCAACGCCCGCATCATCATCGAGGTCGGGCGAGAGCTCGGTGTTCCCGACCGGGGCATCGCGATCGCCCTCGGCACGGCGATGCAGGAGTCATGGATCCGCAATCTCGATTGGGGTGACCGCGATTCGCTGGGGCTCTTCCAGCAGCGGCCCAGCACGGGATGGGGCTCGGCGGAGCAGATCCGCGATCCCCACCGATCGACGCGCGTGTTCTACGGCGGACCCGGCGACCCCAACGGCAGCGCGACACGCGGCTTGCTCGACATTCCGGGATGGGACGCCATGAGCTACGCGCAGGCGGCCCAGGCCGTGCAGATCTCGGCGTATCCGGATCGTTACGCACAGTGGGAAGAGCCTGCCTACGCGTGGCTCTCCGCCCTCGGCTGA